A region from the Actinoplanes sp. OR16 genome encodes:
- a CDS encoding error-prone DNA polymerase: protein MGFHNPEMPWSQLERALSGGGPAVVDPLAVDGDGGDSPAWSRKRQPYRKAPGLIRAESRTRYAELHCHTNFSFLDGASHPEELAEEAARLGLTGLAVTDHDGFYGVVRFSQAARELSLPTIFGAELSLGLTRSQNGEADPEGAHLLALAHGHEGYARLARVISQAQLRGGEKGKPDYGSLEEIAEVLKDHVLVLTGCRKGTVPRALAAEGVERAAYELDRLVDLFGAPNVAVELTDHADPYDVDRNDHLFALAHSRRLEVVATNNVHYATPSRRRLAAALAAVRARRSLDDMDGWLPASGAAHLRSGDEMARRFAEYPGAVENAVMYAEDLAFDVDLVAPKLPDYPVPPGHTEMSWLRELTMRGAKTRYVDTNQAAYRQLDYELAMIEELGFPGYFLVVYDIVEFCRQKRIYCQGRGSAANSAVCYALGITNVDAVKHRLLFERFLAPERDGPPDIDVDIESDRREEVIQHVYAKYGREHTAQVANVISYRPRSAVRDMAKAFGFSPGQQDAWSKQIDRWGDVAAADNDIPQQVIDAANEIQNFPRHLGIHSGGMVICDRPIIEVCPVEWGRMPGRSVLQWDKDDCAAVDLIKFDLLGLGMLSALHYAYDMIDDELDLGTMPLDDPEVYEMLCRADSVGVFQVESRAQMATLPRLKPREFYDLVIEVALIRPGPIQGGSVHPYIRRKNGLEAPRVPHPLMENALAKTLGVPLFQEQLMQLAIDVAGFDPSEADQLRRAMGSKRSITKMERIRKRLYEGMAGNGITGELADDLFHKLSAFASYGFPESHAMSFAYLVYASAWLKRYHPAAFCAALLNAQPMGFYSPQSLVDDARRHGVEVRRPDINLSDAAATLETTGDSRLKAAAGEPPHAWGLRGPAVRQGLSSIRTIGADLADKIEMERENHGPYRSMTDLARRTGCSTTHLEALATADAFASFGLSRREALWAAGAAAQDKPDRLPGTVTGTEAPMLPGMSEVDVLRADVWATGLSPETHPARFLREQFDGAGALPIDRLAEVEAGTRIRVGGIVTHRQRPATAGGVTFVNLEDETGMLNVTCSPGLWQRYRRVARSSTALLVRGRLEKVEGVLNLVADKLEQVTAPVRPASRDFR, encoded by the coding sequence GTGGGATTCCATAACCCGGAGATGCCCTGGTCGCAGCTGGAGCGGGCGCTCAGCGGGGGAGGGCCGGCCGTCGTCGATCCTCTAGCCGTCGACGGTGACGGCGGTGACTCGCCGGCGTGGAGCCGCAAACGTCAGCCGTACCGCAAAGCTCCCGGATTGATCAGGGCGGAGAGCCGGACCCGGTACGCCGAACTGCACTGCCACACCAACTTCAGTTTCCTCGACGGCGCGAGCCACCCCGAGGAGTTGGCGGAGGAGGCGGCGCGACTGGGACTGACCGGGCTGGCCGTCACCGACCACGACGGTTTCTACGGCGTGGTGCGGTTCTCGCAGGCGGCCCGCGAGCTGAGCCTGCCGACGATCTTCGGGGCGGAGTTGTCGCTGGGGCTGACCCGGTCGCAGAACGGCGAGGCGGATCCGGAGGGCGCGCATCTGCTGGCCTTGGCGCACGGTCACGAGGGGTATGCGCGGCTGGCCCGGGTGATCTCGCAGGCGCAGTTGAGGGGCGGCGAGAAGGGTAAACCCGACTACGGCAGCCTCGAGGAGATCGCCGAGGTGCTCAAGGACCACGTCCTGGTGCTGACCGGGTGTCGCAAGGGGACGGTGCCGCGAGCGCTCGCCGCCGAGGGTGTGGAGAGGGCGGCGTACGAGCTGGATCGTCTCGTGGATCTCTTCGGCGCGCCGAACGTGGCGGTCGAGCTGACCGATCACGCCGATCCGTACGACGTCGACCGCAACGACCACCTCTTCGCGCTCGCGCACAGCCGCCGGCTGGAGGTGGTGGCGACGAACAACGTGCACTACGCGACCCCGTCCCGCCGCCGGCTCGCCGCCGCGCTCGCCGCCGTCCGGGCCCGTCGCAGCCTCGACGACATGGACGGCTGGCTGCCCGCGTCCGGTGCCGCGCACCTGCGCAGCGGCGACGAGATGGCCCGCCGGTTCGCGGAGTATCCGGGTGCCGTGGAGAACGCCGTGATGTACGCCGAGGACCTGGCCTTCGACGTGGATCTGGTGGCGCCGAAGCTCCCTGATTATCCGGTTCCCCCTGGGCACACCGAGATGAGCTGGCTCCGAGAGTTGACGATGCGTGGTGCTAAAACACGATATGTCGACACGAATCAAGCCGCTTATCGACAGCTCGACTACGAACTGGCCATGATCGAGGAGCTCGGCTTCCCCGGATATTTCCTCGTCGTCTACGACATAGTCGAATTCTGTCGACAAAAACGGATCTATTGCCAAGGACGCGGCTCGGCAGCCAACTCGGCAGTCTGCTACGCGCTGGGAATCACCAACGTCGACGCCGTGAAGCATCGGCTGCTCTTCGAACGCTTCCTCGCCCCGGAACGCGACGGCCCGCCCGACATCGACGTCGACATCGAGTCCGACCGCCGCGAAGAGGTCATCCAGCACGTCTACGCCAAGTACGGCCGCGAGCACACCGCCCAGGTGGCGAACGTCATCTCCTACCGTCCACGATCGGCGGTGCGCGACATGGCGAAGGCGTTCGGCTTCTCCCCGGGACAGCAGGACGCCTGGAGCAAGCAGATCGACCGCTGGGGGGACGTCGCGGCAGCGGACAACGACATCCCGCAGCAGGTGATCGACGCGGCGAACGAGATCCAGAACTTCCCGCGGCACCTCGGCATCCACTCCGGCGGCATGGTCATCTGCGACCGCCCGATCATCGAGGTCTGCCCGGTCGAGTGGGGGCGGATGCCGGGCCGGTCGGTGCTGCAGTGGGACAAGGACGACTGTGCCGCCGTCGACCTGATCAAGTTCGACCTGCTGGGCCTCGGCATGCTGTCGGCGCTGCACTACGCGTACGACATGATCGATGACGAGCTGGACCTCGGGACGATGCCGCTCGACGACCCCGAGGTCTACGAGATGCTCTGCCGGGCCGACTCGGTCGGGGTCTTCCAGGTGGAGAGCCGCGCGCAGATGGCGACGCTGCCGCGCCTCAAGCCACGGGAGTTCTACGACCTGGTGATCGAGGTGGCCCTGATCCGGCCGGGACCGATTCAGGGCGGTTCTGTCCACCCGTACATCCGCCGGAAGAACGGCCTGGAGGCGCCCCGCGTGCCGCACCCCCTGATGGAGAACGCGCTGGCCAAGACGCTGGGGGTGCCGCTCTTCCAGGAGCAGTTGATGCAGCTCGCGATCGATGTGGCCGGTTTCGATCCGTCCGAAGCTGATCAGTTGCGGCGGGCCATGGGCTCCAAAAGATCAATAACAAAGATGGAGAGGATCAGAAAGCGACTGTACGAGGGGATGGCCGGCAACGGGATCACGGGTGAGCTCGCGGACGACCTGTTCCACAAGCTGTCCGCCTTCGCCAGTTACGGCTTCCCGGAGAGCCACGCCATGAGCTTCGCCTACCTCGTCTACGCGAGCGCCTGGCTGAAGCGGTATCACCCGGCGGCGTTCTGCGCGGCGCTGCTCAACGCGCAGCCGATGGGCTTCTACTCCCCGCAGTCCCTGGTGGACGACGCGCGGCGGCACGGTGTCGAGGTGCGCCGGCCGGACATCAACCTCAGTGACGCGGCGGCGACGCTGGAGACCACCGGGGATTCCCGGCTCAAGGCCGCGGCCGGGGAGCCTCCGCACGCCTGGGGACTGCGCGGCCCGGCCGTCCGGCAAGGGCTCTCCAGCATTCGTACGATCGGAGCCGACCTCGCCGACAAGATCGAGATGGAGCGGGAGAACCATGGGCCTTATCGGTCGATGACCGACCTGGCCAGGAGGACCGGCTGCTCCACGACCCACCTGGAGGCGCTCGCCACCGCCGACGCCTTCGCGAGCTTCGGCCTCTCCCGTCGCGAGGCGCTCTGGGCCGCCGGCGCCGCCGCCCAGGACAAGCCGGACCGGCTCCCCGGCACGGTGACCGGGACCGAGGCGCCGATGCTGCCCGGCATGAGCGAGGTGGACGTGCTGAGGGCGGACGTCTGGGCGACCGGCCTGTCCCCGGAGACGCACCCGGCCCGGTTCCTCCGCGAGCAGTTCGACGGGGCGGGCGCGCTGCCGATCGACCGGCTGGCCGAGGTGGAGGCGGGCACCCGGATCCGGGTCGGCGGCATCGTCACCCACCGGCAGCGGCCGGCGACGGCGGGCGGGGTGACGTTCGTGAACCTGGAGGACGAGACCGGGATGCTGAACGTGACCTGCTCGCCGGGGCTGTGGCAGCGGTACCGGCGGGTGGCCCGGAGCAGCACGGCGCTGCTGGTCCGGGGCCGGCTGGAGAAGGTGGAGGGGGTGCTCAACCTGGTCGCCGACAAGCTGGAGCAGGTGACGGCGCCGGTACGCCCGGCGTCCCGCGATTTCCGCTGA
- a CDS encoding SSI family serine proteinase inhibitor — MILPALAALAVVVAGGPAPRGDELTLTYMADAGFASAVKLGCDPVGGGHPKAAEACAVLERIDADPDLLPRGDRMCILLYQPVTAELKGVWKGEDVLWRHTYGNTCEMNRATGVLFEF, encoded by the coding sequence ATGATCCTCCCTGCCCTGGCCGCTCTCGCCGTCGTGGTCGCCGGTGGTCCCGCTCCCCGGGGTGACGAGCTCACCCTCACCTACATGGCGGACGCCGGGTTCGCCTCCGCCGTGAAGCTCGGCTGCGACCCGGTCGGCGGCGGCCATCCGAAGGCGGCCGAGGCGTGTGCCGTGCTGGAGCGCATCGACGCCGACCCGGACCTGCTGCCCCGCGGCGACCGGATGTGCATCCTGCTCTACCAGCCGGTCACCGCCGAACTCAAGGGCGTCTGGAAGGGCGAGGACGTGCTCTGGCGGCACACCTACGGCAACACCTGCGAGATGAACCGCGCGACGGGTGTCCTGTTCGAGTTCTGA
- a CDS encoding methyltransferase domain-containing protein, with the protein METSARIGRPHVTARTAAVWAVLRRELDRQADRLDGRALTVLDVGGGTGGFAVPLAEAGHTVTVIDASPDALAALTRRASDAGVADRVRAVQGDGDALASLVDPASADLVLCHAVLEVVDDPNRVASAIAAALRPGGAVSLLVASRAAAILGRAVNGHLRAAAALVTDPAGRAGPRDTLLRRFDAESATALLTAVGLTVEETHGVRVVADLLPATVLEEDPQAVLDLELELSARPPFRDIASQLHLFARR; encoded by the coding sequence GTGGAAACTTCTGCGCGCATCGGACGCCCGCACGTCACGGCTCGCACCGCCGCGGTCTGGGCCGTTCTCCGCCGGGAGCTCGACCGGCAGGCGGACCGTCTCGACGGCCGGGCGCTGACGGTGCTCGACGTCGGCGGCGGGACCGGCGGGTTCGCCGTGCCGCTGGCCGAGGCCGGGCACACCGTCACCGTGATCGACGCGAGTCCCGACGCGCTCGCCGCGCTGACCCGGCGGGCCAGTGACGCCGGTGTCGCCGACCGGGTGCGTGCCGTGCAGGGCGACGGTGACGCGCTCGCCTCGCTGGTCGACCCGGCCAGCGCCGACCTCGTCCTCTGCCACGCCGTCCTCGAGGTCGTCGACGATCCGAACCGGGTCGCCTCGGCGATCGCCGCGGCGCTCCGGCCGGGTGGTGCGGTGAGCCTGCTGGTCGCGAGCCGTGCCGCGGCGATCCTGGGCCGCGCGGTGAACGGTCATCTGCGCGCCGCCGCCGCCCTGGTCACCGATCCGGCGGGCCGGGCCGGCCCGCGCGACACCCTGCTGCGCAGGTTCGACGCGGAGAGCGCCACCGCGCTTCTCACGGCCGTCGGTCTCACGGTGGAGGAGACCCATGGCGTACGGGTGGTGGCCGACCTCCTCCCGGCCACCGTTCTCGAAGAGGACCCGCAAGCGGTCCTCGACCTGGAACTGGAGTTGAGCGCCCGGCCACCGTTCCGGGACATCGCCTCTCAGCTGCACCTCTTCGCCCGGCGGTAG
- a CDS encoding alkaline phosphatase family protein — translation MNGELDDRLPADALRIVAPAYGTGSLADLLPSVSAVLGVPGAVDVLGLAERLDGVDRVGVLLVDGLGAYQLPLVSKHAPVLADLAAGGRGHAGTLTAGFPSTTPVSLVTLGAGVPPGVHGILGFTVRRPDGGVLTHIAWGDDPDPREWQPVPTRLETAAAAGVDVTVVSRSAFEGSGLSLAANRGGRYVGADDGEAVAAGMIAALRRGPGLVYGYHPDLDHFGHEDGIDAPTWQAAARGVDRILGRIVHELPASAALLVVADHGQLNVPLSGRYDMADIPALREGVVAVAGEPRVRYLYAAPGALPDVLATWRSVLGPDARVMTRDEAIGEGWFGAVPAAHAGRIGDVVVLCQGRAVALASGWEPAKAGQLVAYHGSATAAEMTIPLIVAR, via the coding sequence ATGAACGGCGAGCTCGACGACAGGCTGCCGGCCGACGCCCTGCGGATCGTCGCGCCCGCCTACGGCACCGGCAGCCTCGCCGACCTGCTGCCCAGCGTGTCGGCGGTGCTCGGGGTGCCGGGCGCCGTGGACGTCCTCGGCCTCGCCGAGCGGCTCGACGGCGTGGACCGGGTCGGGGTGCTGCTGGTGGACGGGCTCGGGGCGTACCAGCTGCCCTTGGTCTCGAAGCACGCGCCGGTCCTCGCCGATCTCGCCGCCGGGGGCCGTGGCCACGCCGGCACGCTGACCGCCGGCTTCCCGTCGACCACCCCGGTCAGCCTGGTCACGCTCGGCGCCGGAGTGCCGCCCGGCGTGCACGGCATCCTCGGGTTCACCGTGCGCAGACCGGACGGCGGCGTCCTCACCCACATCGCCTGGGGCGACGACCCGGACCCACGCGAGTGGCAGCCCGTGCCGACCCGGCTGGAGACGGCCGCGGCCGCCGGCGTCGACGTGACGGTGGTGAGCCGGTCGGCGTTCGAGGGCAGCGGGCTCAGTCTCGCCGCCAACCGGGGCGGGCGTTACGTGGGCGCCGACGACGGGGAAGCGGTCGCCGCCGGGATGATCGCGGCGCTGCGACGCGGACCGGGCCTGGTCTACGGCTATCACCCCGATCTCGACCACTTCGGCCACGAGGACGGCATCGACGCGCCGACCTGGCAGGCCGCCGCCCGGGGTGTCGACCGGATCCTGGGCCGGATCGTCCACGAGCTACCCGCGTCGGCGGCCCTGCTCGTGGTGGCAGATCATGGTCAGCTCAACGTCCCTCTGTCCGGTAGATACGACATGGCGGACATTCCGGCTCTCCGCGAGGGAGTGGTGGCGGTCGCGGGAGAGCCGCGGGTCCGCTATCTGTACGCCGCTCCCGGCGCCCTGCCCGACGTCCTCGCCACCTGGCGGAGCGTCCTCGGTCCGGACGCTCGTGTGATGACCAGGGATGAGGCGATCGGCGAGGGCTGGTTCGGTGCGGTGCCGGCCGCGCACGCCGGTCGGATCGGCGACGTCGTCGTGCTCTGCCAGGGGCGGGCTGTCGCGCTCGCGTCCGGCTGGGAGCCCGCGAAGGCGGGACAATTGGTGGCGTACCACGGCTCCGCCACCGCCGCCGAGATGACGATCCCCCTGATCGTGGCGCGGTAG
- a CDS encoding DUF3040 domain-containing protein produces MPLSEHEQRLFDQIERSLAEDPKFASAVRASDPRFHARRRLLIAAFVIVLGLALVVFGTVSQNTPLGVAGFVVMLGSAAFAMQSRRRSQAPDLKSVGGTATRRTRQGGRRGGLIDRLEDRWRQRPEGHR; encoded by the coding sequence GTGCCGCTCTCGGAGCACGAGCAGCGGCTGTTCGATCAGATCGAGCGGTCGCTTGCCGAGGACCCCAAGTTCGCCTCGGCTGTGCGGGCCAGCGACCCGCGTTTCCACGCACGGCGCCGGCTCCTCATCGCCGCGTTCGTGATCGTCCTTGGTCTCGCTCTGGTCGTCTTCGGGACCGTGAGCCAGAACACGCCGCTCGGCGTGGCCGGATTCGTCGTCATGCTCGGCTCCGCCGCCTTCGCGATGCAGTCGCGCCGGCGAAGCCAGGCCCCCGACCTGAAATCGGTCGGTGGCACCGCGACGCGGCGCACACGCCAGGGCGGTCGCAGGGGCGGCCTCATCGACCGGCTCGAGGACCGGTGGCGGCAGCGCCCGGAGGGGCATCGCTGA
- a CDS encoding DUF3488 and transglutaminase-like domain-containing protein, which yields MTGRRRLGLIAAAATLLAAAPLSSIFDSWTWLFQAMLTVILIAGAAVAARTLRFPTWAQTALMVLALLLALTWLFPSGKEILIPQPATLTHFADLIRQAGEDTRSYGVPVPDRDGLLFVAVLGIGAVAIVVDLLSAVFRRPALAGLPMLAIYSIPVAVYLDSVPVFPFIIGAIGYMWLLVADNVDRVRRFGRRFTGDGRDVDVWEPSPLASAGRRLGVVGVLVAVLLPLAVPTVSGGLLTKWTQSGSGLGVGPGGTGNGQINLFAALSGQLNQNATVNIIKVRTNEREPFYLRFGVADVLNADGFGNSAPRGQSLNEGLPNPGNAASTERANYTEYQAEIEVSEALRQKMLPVYTYATGVEGLKGNWSYDNGQQVIYSGRATTGDQKYTVSYLRPRYTAAQLRTAQPLAEDDPLRRQYTAAPKDVAVQKKVNELVEGEDTQYDKVRAIYDSFSSANGFKYNLATQTSGNASDIAAFLENKVGFCQQYAAAMAWMVRAAGIPARVAFGFTRGTALDDSTYQITNRNAHAWTEVFLDGFGWVPFDATPAASVTGSARSSWAPDVERPEPEPSSSTGAAVPGTGSSAAPGRAERPEQANDGATSAIDEGVVPDDGSWTPLLVAAGIALVLAILLIPAFLRVLVRRRRHAATAAVPATVVTTTGGGTGSIGDITVTTESAQAREDAHAAWDELIDTMVDFRVPVDPTETPRVTTRRLVKDTLLAGDSAEAAVLLGRAEERARYARRPLQGAELTAALRQVRSGLAGSASFRTKARAALLPPSVLLSWRLGITEQSARIADSLSRLRESASRFSPRRLLTRTR from the coding sequence GTGACCGGCCGCCGCCGTCTCGGGCTGATCGCGGCCGCCGCGACCCTGCTCGCCGCGGCGCCGCTGTCGTCGATCTTCGATTCCTGGACGTGGCTGTTCCAGGCGATGCTCACCGTCATCCTGATCGCCGGCGCCGCGGTCGCGGCCCGCACCCTGCGGTTCCCGACCTGGGCGCAGACGGCCCTCATGGTCCTGGCGCTGCTCCTCGCGCTCACCTGGCTGTTCCCCAGCGGCAAAGAGATCCTGATCCCGCAGCCGGCCACGCTCACCCACTTCGCCGACCTGATCCGCCAGGCCGGGGAGGACACCCGGTCGTACGGCGTGCCCGTCCCGGACCGGGACGGCCTGCTCTTCGTGGCGGTGCTCGGCATCGGGGCCGTCGCGATCGTGGTCGACCTGCTCAGCGCGGTCTTCCGGCGCCCGGCGCTGGCCGGCCTGCCGATGCTGGCGATCTACTCGATCCCGGTCGCGGTCTACCTGGACAGCGTGCCGGTCTTCCCGTTCATCATCGGCGCGATCGGCTACATGTGGCTGCTCGTCGCCGACAACGTCGACCGGGTCCGCCGGTTCGGCCGCCGGTTCACCGGCGACGGCCGTGACGTGGACGTCTGGGAACCGTCGCCGCTCGCCTCGGCGGGCCGCCGGCTCGGTGTCGTGGGCGTGCTCGTGGCGGTGCTGCTGCCGCTGGCCGTGCCGACCGTCTCGGGTGGCCTGCTCACCAAGTGGACGCAGAGCGGCAGCGGCCTCGGCGTGGGGCCGGGCGGCACCGGCAACGGGCAGATCAACCTGTTCGCGGCGCTCAGCGGCCAGCTCAACCAGAACGCCACCGTCAACATCATCAAGGTGCGCACGAACGAGCGGGAGCCGTTCTACCTGCGCTTCGGCGTGGCCGACGTCCTGAACGCCGATGGTTTCGGCAACTCCGCGCCGCGCGGCCAGTCGCTGAACGAGGGCCTGCCGAACCCGGGCAACGCGGCGTCCACCGAGCGCGCCAACTACACCGAGTACCAGGCCGAGATCGAGGTCTCCGAGGCGCTGCGGCAGAAGATGCTGCCGGTCTACACGTACGCCACCGGGGTCGAGGGCCTGAAGGGCAACTGGTCGTACGACAACGGCCAGCAGGTGATCTACTCGGGTCGCGCCACGACCGGCGACCAGAAGTACACGGTCAGCTACCTCCGCCCCCGCTACACGGCCGCGCAGCTGCGGACCGCGCAGCCGCTGGCCGAGGACGACCCGCTCCGCCGGCAGTACACCGCCGCTCCCAAGGACGTCGCCGTCCAGAAGAAGGTGAACGAGCTCGTCGAGGGCGAGGACACCCAGTACGACAAGGTGCGCGCGATCTACGACTCGTTCTCCTCGGCGAACGGGTTCAAGTACAACCTGGCCACCCAGACCAGCGGCAACGCCTCGGACATCGCAGCGTTCCTGGAGAACAAGGTCGGCTTCTGCCAGCAGTACGCCGCGGCCATGGCGTGGATGGTGCGCGCCGCCGGGATCCCGGCCCGCGTGGCGTTCGGCTTCACCCGGGGCACCGCGCTGGACGACAGCACGTACCAGATCACCAACCGGAACGCGCACGCCTGGACCGAGGTGTTCCTGGACGGGTTCGGCTGGGTGCCGTTCGACGCCACCCCGGCGGCGAGCGTCACCGGCTCGGCCCGCTCCTCCTGGGCGCCGGACGTGGAACGCCCCGAGCCGGAGCCGTCCAGCTCGACCGGCGCTGCCGTCCCGGGCACCGGGTCGTCCGCCGCCCCGGGCCGCGCCGAGCGTCCCGAGCAGGCGAACGACGGCGCCACCTCCGCCATCGACGAGGGTGTCGTCCCGGACGACGGCTCGTGGACGCCGCTGCTGGTCGCCGCCGGTATCGCACTGGTCCTGGCGATCCTGCTGATCCCGGCGTTCCTGCGGGTCCTGGTCCGCCGACGCAGGCACGCCGCCACCGCGGCAGTGCCGGCAACGGTGGTCACGACGACCGGCGGCGGGACCGGGTCGATCGGCGACATCACGGTGACGACCGAGTCGGCCCAGGCCCGTGAGGACGCGCACGCCGCCTGGGACGAGCTGATCGACACGATGGTCGACTTCCGGGTGCCGGTGGATCCCACCGAGACCCCGCGGGTCACCACCCGGCGCCTGGTCAAGGACACGCTGCTCGCCGGCGATTCAGCGGAGGCCGCGGTGCTGCTGGGCCGGGCCGAGGAACGCGCCCGGTACGCCCGCCGTCCCCTGCAGGGCGCCGAACTCACCGCGGCGCTGCGTCAGGTGCGGTCCGGGCTGGCCGGTTCGGCCTCGTTCCGTACCAAGGCGAGGGCGGCCCTGCTGCCGCCGTCGGTGCTGCTGAGCTGGCGTCTGGGCATCACCGAACAGTCGGCCCGGATCGCGGACTCGCTGAGCCGCCTGCGGGAGTCGGCGAGCCGCTTCAGTCCACGAAGGCTCCTGACCCGAACCCGCTGA
- a CDS encoding DUF58 domain-containing protein, which translates to MREALRGLTTRGRSFLAAGAAAAVSALILGERDLLRVAVLLAALPMLAAWYVGRSRYKLACTRSLDPGRAPVGSSARVILRLQNLSRLPTGTMLLEDRLPYALGSRPRVVLERLGAQQASSVAYTVRADVRGRYPIGPLMIRLTDPFGLCELTRSFPSVDKLIVIPQVTALPRVRLAGEYAGTGESRARSVAVHGEDDAATREYRRGDDLRRVHWRSTARTGELMVRREEQPWESRATVVLDTRMYAHRGEGPTASFEWAVSAAASIAMHLRQEGYKLRLVTGSGVDLDATEAGGEGHILDTLAEVKLDQAGDVSGLVDQVRRRSDGGLVIGLFGALTVAEAQLLTALRANGATCVGFAIDSSTWVPMTNGDRQESDREHAAASLALVRSGWKSVPVTHGDTLPALWPAVARGSQGFAYRAAMAETVSGVNR; encoded by the coding sequence ATGCGGGAGGCGCTGCGGGGGCTCACCACGCGCGGCCGCTCGTTCCTGGCCGCGGGCGCGGCAGCCGCGGTCTCGGCGCTCATCCTCGGCGAGCGTGACCTGCTGCGGGTCGCCGTGCTGCTGGCAGCGCTGCCGATGCTGGCAGCGTGGTACGTCGGCCGCAGCCGGTACAAGCTGGCCTGCACCCGCTCGCTGGACCCGGGCCGTGCCCCGGTCGGCTCCAGCGCGCGGGTGATCCTGCGCCTGCAGAACCTGTCCCGGCTGCCCACCGGCACGATGCTGCTGGAGGACCGGCTGCCCTATGCGCTGGGCAGCCGCCCCCGCGTCGTGCTCGAGCGGCTCGGCGCGCAGCAGGCCAGCTCGGTGGCGTACACGGTGCGCGCCGACGTCCGCGGCCGCTACCCGATCGGCCCGCTGATGATCCGCCTGACCGACCCGTTCGGTCTCTGCGAGCTGACCCGCTCGTTCCCCTCGGTCGACAAGCTCATCGTGATCCCGCAGGTCACCGCCCTTCCCCGGGTGCGGCTCGCGGGTGAGTACGCGGGCACCGGCGAGAGCCGGGCCCGGTCGGTCGCGGTGCACGGCGAAGACGACGCCGCCACCCGGGAGTACCGCCGCGGCGACGACCTGCGGCGCGTGCACTGGCGTTCCACGGCCCGCACCGGCGAGCTGATGGTCCGCCGCGAGGAGCAGCCGTGGGAGAGCCGGGCCACCGTCGTCCTCGACACCCGGATGTACGCCCACCGCGGCGAGGGACCGACCGCCAGCTTCGAATGGGCCGTCTCGGCGGCCGCCAGCATCGCCATGCACCTGCGCCAGGAGGGCTACAAGCTCCGCCTGGTGACCGGGTCCGGCGTCGACCTGGACGCCACCGAGGCGGGCGGGGAGGGACACATCCTGGACACCCTGGCCGAGGTGAAGCTGGACCAGGCCGGCGACGTGTCGGGGCTGGTCGACCAGGTCCGGCGGCGTTCCGACGGCGGCCTCGTGATCGGCCTGTTCGGCGCGCTCACGGTGGCCGAGGCGCAGCTGCTCACCGCGCTGCGGGCCAACGGCGCGACCTGCGTCGGGTTCGCCATCGACAGCAGCACCTGGGTCCCGATGACGAACGGGGACCGGCAGGAGTCGGACCGTGAGCACGCGGCGGCCTCGCTCGCCCTGGTCCGCAGCGGATGGAAATCGGTGCCGGTGACGCACGGCGACACGCTGCCGGCGCTCTGGCCCGCCGTGGCCCGGGGTTCGCAGGGCTTCGCGTACCGCGCGGCGATGGCCGAGACCGTGAGCGGGGTGAACCGGTGA
- a CDS encoding MoxR family ATPase produces the protein MTTPTWGEPTGPLTSAEFAAATQAIMANIEQVIEGKSATVRLALAVLLAEGHLLIEDVPGVGKTKLAKALARSIDCSVRRIQFTPDLLPSDVTGVSVYNQETRDFEFKPGAVFANLVVGDEINRASPKTQSALLECMEERQVTVDGTTYELQAPFMVIATQNPIEMEGTYPLPEAQRDRFTARIAMGYPDPRAELAMLGGHGDHDPLNDLRAVTDAAMVRRLIATARDVHAAEAVQQYAIALVTATREAPEIRLGASPRSTLQLLRTAKAVAALEGRDYVLPDDLQALAVPVLAHRIIPTADAQLNRRTTDAIVSEIVHRLPLPHDRARNPYDTRDGRTPTSYESRGR, from the coding sequence GTGACAACGCCGACCTGGGGCGAGCCGACCGGCCCGCTGACGAGCGCCGAGTTCGCCGCCGCGACGCAAGCCATCATGGCCAACATCGAGCAGGTCATCGAGGGCAAGAGCGCGACGGTGCGTCTGGCGCTCGCGGTGCTGCTCGCCGAAGGGCATCTGCTGATCGAGGACGTGCCGGGCGTCGGGAAGACGAAGCTCGCGAAGGCTCTCGCGCGTTCCATCGACTGTTCCGTCCGCCGCATCCAGTTCACGCCCGACCTGCTGCCCAGCGACGTCACCGGCGTCAGCGTCTACAACCAGGAGACGCGGGACTTCGAGTTCAAGCCGGGCGCGGTCTTCGCGAACCTGGTCGTCGGCGACGAGATCAACCGGGCCTCGCCGAAGACCCAGTCCGCGCTGCTCGAGTGCATGGAGGAGCGCCAGGTCACCGTCGACGGCACGACATATGAACTGCAGGCGCCGTTCATGGTGATCGCGACGCAGAACCCGATCGAGATGGAGGGCACCTACCCCCTCCCCGAGGCGCAGCGCGACCGGTTCACCGCCCGCATCGCGATGGGCTACCCGGACCCGCGTGCCGAGCTGGCCATGCTCGGCGGCCACGGCGACCACGACCCGCTGAACGACCTGCGGGCCGTCACCGACGCCGCGATGGTCCGCCGGCTGATCGCCACGGCTCGTGACGTGCACGCCGCCGAGGCCGTCCAGCAGTACGCGATCGCCCTGGTCACCGCGACCCGGGAGGCGCCGGAGATCCGGCTCGGCGCGTCGCCGCGGTCCACGCTGCAGCTGCTGCGCACCGCCAAGGCGGTCGCCGCTCTCGAGGGTCGCGACTACGTCCTCCCCGACGACCTGCAAGCGCTCGCCGTGCCGGTCCTCGCGCACCGGATCATCCCGACGGCCGACGCCCAGCTGAACCGGCGGACCACCGACGCGATCGTGTCGGAGATCGTCCACCGGCTGCCGCTGCCGCACGATCGTGCCCGCAACCCGTACGACACCCGTGACGGCCGGACGCCGACGTCGTACGAGTCCCGGGGGCGGTGA